The sequence CAGTCTTGACCCAAGAGACCTGCGTCAGGTTAAACGATGTCCAGCTTCACTTTGATGTTCATAGCTGCCAGTTCAGCTACAAAATACCGAAAGACGTAAGGCACGGAGACGGTGTCGATGGTGTCACTGCGGTTACACAGGGCACAGTTGTACTTCCTGTTGCGCAGGGCGGACCACGATGGGGGCGGCTTCTCCAACAGCGGAGAGAGCAGACTGCCACACTTCACACACACGTGGGCCACTGACCGATCCGAGCAGTTGAAGAGGCGGTCATGGAGGAGAAAAGATGTACCATGAGCTAAAAGGGCGTCCCGCTCCATTTCCCCAAAACGGATTCCACCCTGGACGTTTCTCCCCCCTATAGGCTGGTTAGTGACTTTGTCTCGGGCTCCTGTGGTCCTCACTTGGAATTTGTCGGAGACCATGTGGCGTAAACGCTGGTAATAGACCACGCCTATGAAGATGTCTGCTTCTAGCTCCAGCCCACTAATGCCGCTGTACAACCTCTCGGTGCCATAGTAGTTGTAGCCAGCGGCCTTCAGCATCTCGCCAAAGTATTCCAGGGCTGAGTTCTCCTCTGAGAAGGTGAAGGGGGTCGCGTCGTGGCAGAGTCCGTGCAGAGCTGCGGACTTGCCAGCCATGCTCTCGATCAACATGCCTATGGTCATGCGGGATGGAAAACCATGGGGGTTGAACAGAATGTCAGGGACCATCCCGCTCTCGGTGAATGGCATGTCCTCCACTGGCCACAGCCTACTCAAGATGCCCTTCTGCCCGTGACGACTGGCGAACTTATCCCCAATTGTTGGGTTCCGGGGGACTCGCATCGTGATGCACACACACTTGAACTTGCCATTTCCGGTATCATTGCTGCACACTTTGATGTTATCCACAACACAGTTTTCTTTACTCCTAGGAAAAAGTAAACCGGACAGAAtgtcaaaatatttgttaaaatgaatAGAGGGTGccttagaatgtgactgtatttggacatCGGGGCTTTAAAAAGGTAATAGAAGTTAATAATGAGACCATTAGGCTGGTCCCTCCCGAATGCAATCTAATAACTGGTGTCAccataagaagaggaaatttggatacAAGGAGACAAGAGAGGTACACGTGCACAGGAAAAAATACCATGTGCGGACAAGGAGAAGGCGGCCACTTGCAAGctaagaggccttgggaaaccaAACCTGCCTTCACCTTGATCTGGGACTCTGACcctccacaactgtgagaaaataaatttctgttgtttaataaACAAATGTCCAGAGATACTTTTattgatatattaatatttagtgCTTCATATGGATATTTGCAAAAATTATTCTTACCTCTATTCTTCACTACAAATACAGCTGGTATCCCTAAAAATACTTATGGACAGGGCTATTGATTATATTCACTACAGAACTGTGATTGTCTGAAAGAACAGTACTAAGAAAGGCGGCTAAGACCTAAAAAAATCCAGTTTTAGTAACAGGGATAATGAATTCAACTTTTTAGCTAAGACACATTATTAACAACATGCCTGAGAGAGATGATCAAGTTTGAATAATAACAGTTGTAAAATAAATCACAGATAACTCATCAGATGTAACAGACTGACAAGAAAAGTAGGAAAACAAAGGCAGTACAACAGACCACAGAACTTCATCTAAGAAAGTCCATTCAGTTAATAACTAAGCTACCCCTTTTATTTACTCCAAAAATTCTGTTGACAAACAACATTCACTGACTTCCAGAGATTTCACTGAGAAATAGTCCATAAGAAACAGCCCCGGGTATGCAAACTTACTTATAGTACATCACAAAGCCTTCCCCGGTGTTGAGGTTTAGGTAGCTGTAATATGGATCTCCATACTTCAGCTGTGCTCCAATAAATGGCAATCCATCATCGTCTAACTTCTGCAGAACCCGTGGGTCTCCAGGTTTGACTCCAAAGACCAGACTATCATCTCcttgtttaattttttcagaCAGATCTATGAATTCAGACTTGTAGACACTCCCATGGGCAAAGCCTCGTTCCCAAGAGGCCTTATTCACAATCTGTGAAGTCAGAGGATCATTAATTTAATAGACTGAGGCCAAGTAAGGGTTTTCAAAATAAAGCTGGTTAGCATTATAACTGGTTTAGGATAActggcattttatttatttatttttttggcatttGATTTTAAAACTCCACATCTCCCAAATCACCTATTAAAATCCAGACACAGATAGATGACTTAGAACCCAATCAtgcataaatataaaaagtaGATATTTCTAAGACTACATTCATTTGACATCTACTTGTACTGTGCACTCAAATATGCAGGCTATGTGCATATGAAATATCTAGTGATATCCCTCAAAGTTTGTCACTTTTTTGCAGGGTGGGAGGCCTTGCTGAGCATcatatgggatcttaggtccccaaccagggacggaacctgtgCCCTCACCACTGGGAGgacggagtcttaaccaatgaaccgccagggaagtccccttgtcACTTTTAACTTAGACCAGGCATTAATTAATAGAACATTCATACACCAAATACTAGGTGCTCAGGCACATAAGAAATACTCCTTCAGTGATCTGATAGTAAACAGAGAAGTTAAAAATGAGAAAGGGTGGAAGTACATCTCTGGGCAGCACTTACCATGGCATCTTCCATATCGTAGCCAGTGTAAGAGATAACAGCAACAATGGCATTTGTTCCAATGGGATAGTTGTCCATGTCATAATAATCATACATGTACGGTCTTACTAAAGGGCTCTGTGGAGTCTGAAGACGATATAGTTTATTATCTGATCGATTTTGAAAAGTAAGAAGTGGAAAGCCCATGGTCTGCTTAcctacaaagggaaaaaaaaattaacattttgtttttttcccccttgatgttAAAGATAACATATAAAATTGGAAACCAAACATTCATCATAAGGCTATGAATAAATGAGTAAGTCATGCTGGTTATGTTTACTACAGACTAATACCtggtgtgaaagtgaagtagaCAAATGTGTCATGAACATGACCCAACCATGAAAACAATGCTGAGTGAGAAAAAGTAGGGAATGACATTTACTAGGATATATTTGTGTACATTTGCCATACAATCCGAACAGTTCTAGAACTAGTTTATGGAAATGTATAATGTAAAAAAAGCATAAAGAGAGAATTTAAAGGATATATACAAAACTACGGGCTATTACCACTACTGGTGGGAGAGGGGTGATAGTAACTATTATATAATTAGATTACTTTCTTGCACAGACATCCAcctacccacacacacatacagaacaaAATGTCAGTATTTAACTGGGTGGTCAGGTACAGGATAGATAAGTTTCTTTTTTGTAGTTCCTTACAGTACAGAGAATCAATtcaaaacaaaatgattttaaaaagtaaaatagataaatatataataggggaacttttaaaaaacagaaaaggagatttGCAGCTTCCAGTAAGAGAGGGCTACTCCTACAATATCACTCTCAACATGGATAAGTAAAAGatccagaagaaaaatgaaagccaattacatacatacacatactagCTGAAAGCACTGGAATGTAatgttgctcagtcgagtccgactctttgcaaccccgtggactggagcctaccaggctcctctatccatgggattctccaggcaagaatactggagtgggttgccatttccttctccaggggaatcttcccgacccagggatcgatacccaggtctcctgcattgcaggcagacgctttaacctctgagccaccagggaagccctggaatgtaaccacaggtagTTACAAACTAGAGAGGGATTAACTCTTGGACAAAAGGAACTGCGATGAGTGAACTTCcagttttctcagttttgaatgttttgttttttatgttttgtctgATGGCCCAGTCAGAACAGCAGTCCAAATCTTTGGTGGACTCCAGAACTATGCAGGGTGGGATAGATATAAGCAGTCCAGCTAAGGCTAAAGAGCACATTTCAACCACTGGTAGCTTGCTTCCAGAAATCTAAAAACCAGCCCTCTCCAGAGGAACAGAAGAGAATccacttttttgttttcctttgactACATggcttgcagggtcttagttcttcacctagggattgaacttgggccccagAAGTGAAGGCACTgggtcctaaccattggaccaccccGGAATTCCAGTCTTTACCACATATTTTCCATCTACAATACAATCCAGTATTACTAGCCatgcagagaaacaggaaaacatgaCCTAGACTCAAGAAAGATGCAATCAGTGGAGACTGATCCTGAGACGATCCAAATGTTGGAATTGGCAGGTAATGACTTTAAAATACCTCTTACAACTGTGCTCAAAATGTAATGGAAAATACTTCCACAATGAATGGAGATCAGAATCTCAGATAAAATAGGAACTACAAACATGAAACAAATGGAAGCTCGAGGCTAAAAAATTTAagtatctgaaataaaaattcagtaatgAGAGAAAAGTCAGTGAATATgacaaatcaataaaatgaaccaatctgaaggagaaagaaagaaaaaaaacatggaaGAAGAGAACAGAAATTCAACAGCTTATGGGACAATATTAATAACTTATTGACTGGAGACGTATTAGTATGTCTTTTGTTACCCAAATGTTATTTACCAGAGACATTTCAATATTAACTTACATAACAAACCATCGGCCACACGCCTTAGTTTCTGCAAAAGTCCTccggtcaataatgtgttaaaaggCTTTACATATATGATGCATAACAGACATCTCAGGACATGAGACAGAAACAGTATTTCTAGAAATAATGACAGAATATCTTAtagattttacttaattttttaaaacaggtttAGGAAGATCAGCAAACTCCAAGCAAGATAAATACAAACAGCAACATATTTAGGCATATCACAGTCAATCAGCTTACATACCAAAAATAATGGGAAAATCTTAaggacagaagaaaaataaataacactatAATCAAGCAAACAATAATACACATAACCACTGACTTCTAATTAGAAATGACAAAGATCAGAGCATAACAACATCTTTtaagtgctgggggtggggggaaccccGAAGATCTGTCAAATCAGAATTATATATCCAGTCTCTCCAagtgaagatgaaataaagacaTCCTCAGAAATGAAAACTAAGAGAATCTGCAGCCAGCAGCCTGCAgctataaaaaatgttaaagagaaGTTGTTCAGGCTGAAAATTTCAGGCTGAAATGACACTCCATGAAAACTTGAATCACCAGGCACAAATGAAAGAAAGCACTAGAGATGATAATGACGGGTGATCACATGGTTTGTACTCTTAACAAATCTAATCACAGGACCCCAGGCAAAACCAAACTGatggacattctacaaaataaatttatctttttcttaaaaataaggtAAGACAGACAGTTAAGGCTAAAGATCTAacttaaagaactaaagagacaagAGAACTGAATATAACATGCTGCTACCCAGGGaaaaatttccacaaactttattatgctataaaataatataataatattattgtTAAGTTTCCCAATATTAGTAATTGTCCTTGGTTATGTAAGtaatcatggtaatccaagtctatgccccaaccagtaacgctgaagaagctgaagttgaacagttctatgaagacctacaagacctgctagaactaacacccaaaaaagatgtccttttcattataggggactggaatgtaaaagtaggaagtcaagaaacacctggagtaacaggcaaatttggccttggagtacagaatgaagcagggtaaaggttaacacagttctgccaagagaatgcactggtcatagcaaacaccctcttccaacaacacagaagacgctacacatggacatcaccagacggtcaacaccaaaatcagactgattatactctttgcagccaaaaactgagaagctctatacagtcagcaaaaacaagaccgggagtggactgtggctcagatcatgaactccttattgccaaattcaaacttaaactgaagaaagtggggaaaaccactataccattcaggtatgacttaaataaaatcccttatgactatacagtagaagtgagaaatagatttaagggactagatctgacagatagagtgcctgatgaactatggatggaggttcgtggcactgtacaggagacagggagcaagaccatccccaagaaagagaaatgcaaaaaagcaaaatggctgtctgaggaggccttataaatagctgtgaaaagaagagaagccaaaagcaaaggagaaaaggaaagatatacccatttgaatgcagagttccaaagaatagcaaggagagataagaaagccttcctcagcgatcaatgcaaagaaatagaggaaaacaacaggatgggaaagactagagatctcttcaagaaaattagagataccaagggaacatttcatgcaaagatgggctcaataaaggccagaaatggtatggacctaacaaaagcagaagatattaagaagaggtggcaagaatacacagaagaactgtacaaaaaagatcttcacgactcagataatcacaaagatgtgatcactcacactcacctagagctggacatcctggaatgtgaaatcaagtgggccttaggaagcatcactatgaacaaagctagtggaggtgatggaattccagttgttatttcaaattctaaaagatgatactgtgaaagcaCTACATTCActatgtcagcaaacttggaaaactcagcagtggccacaggactggaaatggtcagttttcattccaatcccaaagaaaggcaatgccaaagaatgctcaaactaccacacaattgcactcatctcacacgctagtaaagtaatgctcaaaattctccaagccaggcttcggcaacatgcgaaccatgaacttcctgatgttcaagctggttttagaaaaggtagaggaaccagagatcaaattgccaacatccgctggatcatctaaaaagcaagaaagttccagaaaaacatctatttctgctttattgactatgccaaaatctctgacggtgtggatcacaacaaactgtggaaaattctgaaagagatgggaataccacaccacctgacctgcctcttgagaaacctctatacaggacaggaagcaacagttagaactggacatggaacaatagactggttccaaataggaaatggagtatgtcaaggctgtatattgtcaccctgcttatttaatttatatgcagagaatatcataaacactgggctggaggaagcacaagctggaatcaagattgccgggagaaatatcgataacctcagatatgcagaggacaccatccttatggaagaaagtgaagaggaactaaagagcctcttgatgaaagtgaaggaagagagtgaaaaagctggcttaaagctcaacattcagaaagctaagaccatggcatccagtcccatcacttcatggcaaatagatggggaaacaggggaaacagtggctgactttatttttggggggctcaaaaatcactgcagatagtgactgcagccatgaaattaaaagacacttgctccttggaaggaaagttatgatcaacctagagagcatattaaaaagcagagacattactttgctaacaaaggttcgtctagtcaaggctatggtttttccaatagtcatgtatggatgtgagagttggactataaagaaagttgagtgcagaagaattgatgcttttgaactgtggtgttggagaagactcttggagtcccttggactgcaaggagatccaaccagtccatcctaaggagattagtcctgggtgttcactggagggactgatgttaaagctgaaactccaatagtttggccacctgatgtagagagtcgactcattggaaaagagtagggaaagctgggaaagaatgagggcaggaggagaaggggacaacagaggatgagatagttggatggcatcaccgacacaatggacatgggtttgggtggactcggggagttggtgatggacagggaggcctggcgtgctggttcatggggtcgcagagtcggacacgactgagcaactgaactgaattatgtaAGTAGACCACGCTGTTGTTAGGAAATACATAGCAGGATGTTCAGGGGGTAAAGGAGCAGCTCACTTTCCAATAGGAAACAGTGCAAATGAGGCAAAATCTAGGTATAGGGTCTATGGAAGTTCTTTGTACTATTCTTATAATTTTTAGCTTTTCTCTGAGTTTGAAGTTATCTTTATCTCAGTGTTAAAAACTGCAGTCCATTTTCTTTTGTGACCATCACCACTCTGTGCTCTGTCTTACCCATCTGGCACTGGTACATGTTTCTTGGACTCTGGTTGTGATCTGAGAAAGGGATGAAGTTGGCGATCACACTCAGCAGGCTGTGAGGGAAGAGCTCCTGGTGCGTGGTGACTCCGGCCAGAACCTCATCCTCGAAGATGGCAACATTCATGAAGAGCTGCAAAGAGGAAGGGCCAGGAAGTTCAAGGCACAAGGTAACTGTGACTGCTAACACGTATTAGCTCTTACTATTGATCAGAGTTTAAGAAAACCTTCCCACCCACCCAGTATCATGAACACTGAAGGAATGCACAGTAAGAAATAACACGTCTTAAACATCTCATTCTAAATCTACCCTGGTCCAGCTATGAAGGGGGATAGGAAGGaggaaaaattttttataagTAGCACAAAGTCTAGAGTTTTGCAACTACAGAGATTTAAGCAAAGATTGTGAGTGATTTTAGTGGAATGTTCCAGTCTCACCACCCAAGGAAGAGCCGGGTACAAAGAAACATGGGGAGCTGAGTGGGCTGGGAAAGGCAGCTGAGGAGACCACCAACCCTCTCAGGTTTGATGAGCATGAAAACTGCTTCATGTTGATCACAGAGGAAGCAGAAAATAAACTGTGACTTTCTTTCAAATTCCTGTCATGATAACTGTAACACTTTAACAGTTATTGAGTCTCTGAAAGTTGCATATTATATAATCACAGGGGTCTATACCTGTTCCATAGTTCCAATCAGTTCTTCTTTGCCTAGTTCCAAGTTCTGCACTGGCCGCACCAGTCGACAAGGAGTGGTAAAAAGATACAATCCTGGGTATAGACTTGGTTTTCCTGTCATGGGGATCAGGGCCACCTCCATCCAGGGAgggattcttttttctctcaataCCTGTTTTCAATAAAAAGAGGGTTCAATGAAGAATAAGTGACGTCTATCCCCCTGCCACCTAGGAGGTGGGTACAGTGGAGGAGATCTAACATGAAAAGCAATATCTTGAAAGTTTTGCAGGTGACACACCTAGTACCCTGCCAGCCTCAGCCCCCCACAGATGGCTATTCACCCCACATTGAGAGCTGGCAAAAGCCCTCCTTTCTTGGGGACTCAATCTCACTATCAGGGAAACTAGTAACAACTGAGACTGAGCAAAAGGCAAACCAAGAATGTGTGGGTAAACACAGTACGTGAAATTCTATTGGCTGATGTCTAAAATATAAGATCAcctgtgttattttaaaatgtactcaaTGAAAAAGCCCTTCCACTaggcaactaaaaaacaaacaaaaaaatcttctaTGAATGCTTGGGTGAAAGGAGAAATACTAAAATcacagaaatgtgaaaaaaaataatgaaatctgtaCAGTAGAACTTACGGCAATAAGTATAacatatatttaagtatatataatacttaaatatataatgtataagtaGAACTTATATATTTAcagttaaatatattattaataaaatgaaagaataaaaataaatgaactaattcTTAGCCCAAAAGGTAAACAACAAAGtacaagaaatcaaagataaaatcTGAAATTAAAGAAGCAGAGTACAGAAAAAGGTTCAAAGTAATAAAGCATTTTTAGTTCTTCTCATGTAATTGAGAAGGGGATGGGTATTCTTTTTCCTTGCAGGGAAAGCAAGGGTATGAATATACTaagtaaaaaaaagcaaaggggGGAGAAGcatggaaacaaaattttaaaaccataaGCCTGCTTTGCATATCTCTGAAACCAAAATGAAATGGATAAAATGCAGGTGACCAGAACAGACCTCAGCAGAGTAGAAAACTTCAAGACCAACTTCTGTATTAGACATAAAGGTATCAAGGAGCTGCCCCAAAGAGCACACTAGAGCCAGACGgcctcacaggtgaattctagaAGATCTAAGACCAGAGGACTCACTGCTGCACAAACTGCTTCAGGGCACTGAACACCAAGGAAAACTTTCTAACGCTTTTTATCAAGCAGAAATTTGTGAATgtcgatttttaaaaaaatcttaaataaaattgagaaagtaTCCATATTTATTAGGTATTAAAATAataaccaagtgggatttattccaggaatggaAGGTTATTCATCTTTATTATTAAAGAATGATCTTTGTCAGGGAATGAATATAATACTTTTAATATGTCTAAGGAGAAAATCTCACAATTTTTTTCTCCATAGGCGAGGTATACACACAAAAGAATCGTGCATGGGGACTAAAGAACACAATCTCAAAGTGATCAGGTAACAGCAGCAGCCAGGAGCCCAGCCTGCATTGAGTGCCTCGTGAAATGATATCCTGAGTCTCATCATAAGAAAGCTACATACATCAAGAGACAGTGTACACAATTTGGCCCatactctttaaaaacaaaaaagtgagaCATTAAAGGCTGAGGAACTGTCTTAGTTTAAGGAAGATTGAAGAAACATGCCAACCACATGTAACATGGGATTCTGGACTGGGTCCCAGACAAAAAAAATCTGAGTATCAGCTGCAGACTTCACCAacctgagatttttttaaagtgcattgTGGTTAATAAAGAGAAAATCCTTGTTCTTAGAAAATATACACTGAAATCTTCATGGAAAAGTGGACATGTCTGTACACCGCCTTCAGATGGTTTGGAAATAAAATGTACCTAGTATTTATAGAGCATACAAATGATAAAGCACATGGGGGAAAACATAGCAACTGGTGTATCTGGGTAATCGGCATATGTGAGCTCTCTATGCTGCTCAAACATGCTTTCAGTGTAAAACTATCaaagtaaaacaatgaaaaaactgaaaaacaaataaaaaacccaaCTAAACAGGACAGAGCATAAACTACAAATTCATCCTACtgccaaactcatggccattatCTAAGCAACAAAGACTCTTTCCCAGAGAGAATTCTAAAGATTAGTTATTCAAAGAATGTTAttctatttgactttttaaaaaagtatttcaagAAACAGAAGGCAACCGGTTATAACTTCTACCTTGATTAATCAGCTTCAGTATTACTTGAAATATAAGTCCATGTTTTGAGATCCCCTATTTGCCACTAGTaattacaaagaggaaaaaaaaaaagctaaaaatgtgTTAGAATAGTAGACTAGGGCCTcaatgaaacaaaccaaaaaaaaaaaaaaatgcatgtagcTCAAATACCTGTCACTGACCCTAAGCGATGAGGTCAGTGTAACGCAAGATGCCAGAAGGACCATATGGGCAATTCCAGAATTAGCTTCTGACCTCCAACCCCTTGACACTCAATAATATCCTAGGGCTACCTCAACAACTAGAAAAGACATGAAAACCTAAGATGGAACGACAAAACAATTCACAGAGACTCAAGATCACCTTAAAATGTCGGAGAGAATCGGCAATGCCAGGGGCAATCTCCTTATCGGCCCAGCCAATCATGACGCCGTCCAGCAGGACAGGGTAGCAGTCACTGTACGGCCGATGTGGAGTTCCGTCAACTGGAGTGACCCCTGGTGAAGTGAACAAATGGAACGATCTCATCAGGAtgctttcccaacatttaaaGTTCCCTTCAGATTCAACAACAGCTTTACCTTTCTAGACATCTAGTCACCTTGCCTCTAGACCAGAATGTTTTTATATTGCTTGAG is a genomic window of Muntiacus reevesi chromosome 3, mMunRee1.1, whole genome shotgun sequence containing:
- the POLR1B gene encoding DNA-directed RNA polymerase I subunit RPA2, translating into MDPGGRWRNLPSGPSLKHLTDPSYGIPREQQKQALQELTRAHVESFNYAVREGLSHAVQAVPPFEFAFKDERISLTIVDAVISPPAVPKGSICKDLNVYPAECRGRRSTYRGKLTADISWSVNGISKGVIKQFLGHVPIMVKSKLCNLYNLPPKALIEHHEEAEEMGGYFIINGIEKVIRMLIMPRRNFPIAMVRPKWKSRGPGYTQYGVSMHCVREEHSAVNMNLHYLENGTVMLNFIYRKELFFLPLGFALKALVSFSDYQIFQELIKGKEDDSFFRNSVSQMLRIVMEEGCSTQKQVLNYLGERFRVKLSLPDWYPNEQAAEFLFNQCICIHLKSNTEKFYVLCLMTRKLFALAKGECMEENPDSLVNQEVLTPGQLFLMFLKEKLEAWLVSIKIAIDKKSQKTNVSLNSENLMKIFSLGLDLTKPFEYLLATGNLRSKTGLGFLQDSGLCVVADKLNFIRYLSHFRCVHRGSDFAKMRTTTVRRLLPESWGFLCPVHTPDGEPCGLMNHLTAICEVVTQSVYTASIPALLCNLGVTPVDGTPHRPYSDCYPVLLDGVMIGWADKEIAPGIADSLRHFKVLREKRIPPWMEVALIPMTGKPSLYPGLYLFTTPCRLVRPVQNLELGKEELIGTMEQLFMNVAIFEDEVLAGVTTHQELFPHSLLSVIANFIPFSDHNQSPRNMYQCQMGKQTMGFPLLTFQNRSDNKLYRLQTPQSPLVRPYMYDYYDMDNYPIGTNAIVAVISYTGYDMEDAMIVNKASWERGFAHGSVYKSEFIDLSEKIKQGDDSLVFGVKPGDPRVLQKLDDDGLPFIGAQLKYGDPYYSYLNLNTGEGFVMYYKSKENCVVDNIKVCSNDTGNGKFKCVCITMRVPRNPTIGDKFASRHGQKGILSRLWPVEDMPFTESGMVPDILFNPHGFPSRMTIGMLIESMAGKSAALHGLCHDATPFTFSEENSALEYFGEMLKAAGYNYYGTERLYSGISGLELEADIFIGVVYYQRLRHMVSDKFQVRTTGARDKVTNQPIGGRNVQGGIRFGEMERDALLAHGTSFLLHDRLFNCSDRSVAHVCVKCGSLLSPLLEKPPPSWSALRNRKYNCALCNRSDTIDTVSVPYVFRYFVAELAAMNIKVKLDIV